The Paenibacillus antri region CTTATTCGTCCGTCGGACCCCCGATCTCAAGATTTCCGCCGAATCAGACGGAGGTTTTCCCGCTCGGTCGGCGGGGCGGCGCCAACATAAAAAAAGCACCCTCGAAAGAGAGGGTGCCTATCCTGCTACTCCTTCACGGAACCGAGCATGATGCCGTGAATGAAATACCGCTGCAGGAACGGGTAGACGATCAAGATCGGAATCATCGATACCATGATTTTCGCCGCGTTAAGCGTCTTGTCCGACAGCTTATCCAGCAGCTCGACATTCGTGGAATCGAGATACTCCGGCGACAGCTGCACGACAAGCTGCTGGATGTACGTCTGCAGCGGATACGACTCTACGCTGCGCATGAAGATCAGCCCGTCGAAGAACGAGTTCCAGTGGCCGACGAGGCTGAACAGCGTCACGGTGGCGAGCGCGGGCAGCGACAGCGGCAGGAAGACGCGCAGCAGCATGAACCACGGTCCCGCGCCGTCGATCGTGCCCGCTTCGCTGAGCTCCTTCGGCAGGTTGCGGAAGAAATTCATGAGCAGGACGACGTTGAACACCGGCACCGCGCCCGGCAGCACGAGCGCCCACAGCGTATTGAACATGCCCAAATATTTCACGACCAAGTAAAGCGGGATCATGCCGCCGCTGAACAGCATCGTGAACAACAGAAACCACATGTAATAATGCCGGGTGCGGAATTCCTTCGGGCTCCGGGACAACGGATACGCCATCAGCACGGTGAGGACGAAGTTGATCGCGCCGCCGAGCAGCACGCGCTGCACCGACACCAGGAAGGCGTTCCCGAAGTGCGGGTCGACGATGATCTTGCGGTAAGACTCCAGATTGAAGCCGACCGGCCAGAACGTCACGAACCCGCCCGCCGCCGCCGCCATGTTGCTGAACGATATGGCGACCGTGTGAATGATCGGCGCCAGCGACAGGAAGGAGACGACCGCCATGAGCGCCACGAGCGTCGCGTCCCAGGCGCGGGCGGCGAAAGTTTTATCTCTTACCATGTTCCAGCCGCACCTCCTTCCTAGAAAATTCGATAGTTCGCATAGCGGTACGCCAGGCGGTACGAGATGACGATCAAGATGAACCCGATTACGGACTTCAGCAAGCCGACGGCCGTCGCGAAGCCGTACTGCGCCTCGACGAGCCCGACCCGGTATACGTACGTGTCGATGACGTCGCCGCTCGGATAGACGAGCGGGTTGTACAGGTTAAAGATTTGATCGAATCCGGCGTTCAATATATTTCCGATGCTGAGCGTCGCCAGCAATATGATCGTAGGCACCAAGTTCGGGAACGTGATATAGACGATCTTCTGGAATCGCGTCGCCCCGTCGATGTCGGCGGCCTCGTACAAGGTCGGGTCGATGCCCGCCAGCGCCGCGAGGTAGACGATCGCCGCGAAGCCGAAATCCTTCCACGTATCCGAGCCGATAATAAGCCACGGAAACCATTCGTTGCTTGCCAGGAACATAATCCGTTCGCCGCCGAACAGCCCGATGACGTTGTTGACGATGCCGTCCATGGACAGCATGTCGATCATCACGCCCGCGAGAATGACCCACGACAAGAAGTGCGGCAAATAAACGATCGTCTGCACCCATCGCTTGAACGCCGCGAGGCGAAGCTCGTTGAGCAGGATCGCGAAGGTGACCGGCACGACGAGGCCGGCGATAATTTTCCCCATGGAAATAAAGATCGTATTATAGAAAATGACCTTGCTGTCCCGAATCTGAAACAAATATTCGAAATTTTCGAGCCCGATCCACGGAGAGTTTCGAATCCCGAGGCCGATATTGAAGTCTTGGAACGCGATCAAGACGCCGAACATCGGCACGAGATGAAATACGATCAGCAGCGCCATGCCCGGCAGCAGCATGAGGTGAAAATGCTTCTGGAAGCTCTTCATCGATTGTGCCCGCCTTCCGTTTGGTAAAAGAAAAGAGAAGCGCCGCCAAGTTCCGGCCTCGCGTCGGCGCTCCTCTCTCCGTTCCTTCGCCTTACTTCACTTCCGCTTGCACCTCGGCCGTAATTTCGTCGCCGCCTTGCGCCTTCCATTCCGACACGAACGTCTCGAAGTCGTCCAGCGGACGGTTGCCCATGACGATCGCGTAGAAGTATTCCTCTTCCAGCTTCTTCAGGTTCGCCCACTTGCGTTCCATCGTCTTCGTCGTCGTCGTGAACTCGTTGTAGAGCGAATTCATCGGCAGCTTCAGCAGCTGCGCCGGCTCGGTGTACCCCCAGAAGCGTCCCCATCCGGCCAAGTCTTTGCGCGGCGCGGCTTCGTCGGCTTTCGCGAAGTCGTACAGCAGCTTCACTTCAGGCGTCAATTCCTCCGGCTTGATCTTGCCCGCGAGCGCGTCCGCGAGCATGTCGGATTTGCGTTCCACGGCGTTCGCATAGTCGAACGTGCCGTTGCCGATCGGCCAGAACTCCGTCGAAATCGTAGCGTCCAGCTTGAGCGCGTCCGGCTCGGCCTTGCGCTCCGACCGGATGTACGTGTTGATGTAGACGATCGCCGCTTCCGGATTTTTCATGCCTTTGCGAACGACCATGAATCGGCTGCTGACGGGCAGCTGCAGGTTGTTCAGCTGGCCCTTGTCGTCGTGGATGGCGTACACCTTGAAGTTCGCGTCCGGGAAGTTCCCGTACGTGTCTCTCGCGATGCCGCCCGACCACCACGGACCGAAGAACATGCCGGCTTTGCCGGAGACGACCATCTGGTCCGTGTCCTTGCGGATCGCGAATTCCTTGTCGATGAGGCCGGCCGCGTACATGTCGCGGATTTTGCCGAGCGCCGCTTTCGTCTCCGGCAAAATCGAACCGTACGCGAGATTGCCGGCGCCGTCTCGAACCCAGTTGCCCGGGTAAGCGTTGTAAGCGCCGAACAGCCCTTTGAGATTGTGGCGGCCCGCCTTCATCGGCGCGTCCAGCGTGCCGGCCGTCAGGCCGATCGTGCCGTCGCCGCCCATCTTGTTGTCGACGAACGCTTTGGCGATGTTCTCGACGTCCGCTACCGTCTTCGGACCTTCGAGACCGAGCTTGTCGAGCCAATCCTGGCGCACCCACACCATGCTGAGCGCGTCCGCCTGAACCGCGATGTTCGGAATCGCGAGCAGCTTGCCGTCGATCGTCGCTTTCTCGAGCGCCATGCCGTTCGTCGAAGCGTACAGCTCTTCGGTCAGCGGCGCCTTATACTTTTCGTATACTTCGGTCAGATCCTCCAGCTGCCCCGCGTTCGCGAGCGTCTTGAACGTCTGCTCGTCGACGAACATGACGTCCGGGATGTCGCCGCTGCCGATCGCGAGCTTCGACTTCTGCTCGTAATCGTTGCCCGAGGCGTACCATAAAATTTCGACTTCGATGTTCGCCTTCTCTTTCAAATAACGCGTGTATTGATTGTCCTCCACCGTGTCGCCTTCCGGCAGCTTGGCGTCGGCGCCCAAGTGCTTGAAGGTCGTGAACGTCGCGGGCTCCGGCATGCGGTACGGATCGATCGCCTCCGCCGCG contains the following coding sequences:
- a CDS encoding carbohydrate ABC transporter permease; protein product: MVRDKTFAARAWDATLVALMAVVSFLSLAPIIHTVAISFSNMAAAAGGFVTFWPVGFNLESYRKIIVDPHFGNAFLVSVQRVLLGGAINFVLTVLMAYPLSRSPKEFRTRHYYMWFLLFTMLFSGGMIPLYLVVKYLGMFNTLWALVLPGAVPVFNVVLLMNFFRNLPKELSEAGTIDGAGPWFMLLRVFLPLSLPALATVTLFSLVGHWNSFFDGLIFMRSVESYPLQTYIQQLVVQLSPEYLDSTNVELLDKLSDKTLNAAKIMVSMIPILIVYPFLQRYFIHGIMLGSVKE
- a CDS encoding ABC transporter permease; translated protein: MKSFQKHFHLMLLPGMALLIVFHLVPMFGVLIAFQDFNIGLGIRNSPWIGLENFEYLFQIRDSKVIFYNTIFISMGKIIAGLVVPVTFAILLNELRLAAFKRWVQTIVYLPHFLSWVILAGVMIDMLSMDGIVNNVIGLFGGERIMFLASNEWFPWLIIGSDTWKDFGFAAIVYLAALAGIDPTLYEAADIDGATRFQKIVYITFPNLVPTIILLATLSIGNILNAGFDQIFNLYNPLVYPSGDVIDTYVYRVGLVEAQYGFATAVGLLKSVIGFILIVISYRLAYRYANYRIF
- a CDS encoding extracellular solute-binding protein, which codes for MVQRSFKWMTMLLLLLSLVVTACTGNNAGNTEEAAGDPAPSAEAGGKTDEKPAEEAPAAEAIDPYRMPEPATFTTFKHLGADAKLPEGDTVEDNQYTRYLKEKANIEVEILWYASGNDYEQKSKLAIGSGDIPDVMFVDEQTFKTLANAGQLEDLTEVYEKYKAPLTEELYASTNGMALEKATIDGKLLAIPNIAVQADALSMVWVRQDWLDKLGLEGPKTVADVENIAKAFVDNKMGGDGTIGLTAGTLDAPMKAGRHNLKGLFGAYNAYPGNWVRDGAGNLAYGSILPETKAALGKIRDMYAAGLIDKEFAIRKDTDQMVVSGKAGMFFGPWWSGGIARDTYGNFPDANFKVYAIHDDKGQLNNLQLPVSSRFMVVRKGMKNPEAAIVYINTYIRSERKAEPDALKLDATISTEFWPIGNGTFDYANAVERKSDMLADALAGKIKPEELTPEVKLLYDFAKADEAAPRKDLAGWGRFWGYTEPAQLLKLPMNSLYNEFTTTTKTMERKWANLKKLEEEYFYAIVMGNRPLDDFETFVSEWKAQGGDEITAEVQAEVK